The following nucleotide sequence is from Novipirellula galeiformis.
TCAACAGATGATATTCCGCTGCATTGGTAACGACCAGATGCAATGGGTCACGAGCGAACCAAGCAGTGGTGGCAATCACTACCCAAGCAGCGCGGATTGCATTGTCTTTCGTGCTGGTGCAAATCATCGAGGTCATCCATGACCGATTGAAGGAGACGGTAGCCTAGGCTACGTTTTCGTGCATCAACGGCGTGCCGTGCGAGCGGATGCCAGATCGTTCAAACCCCAGTCGTAATCGAGATAGGAGACTGAAACCGAGTTCGCAATTGCTGCATCGTAGGCTTCGCGTGATGGCAAATAGGGTGCAATGGTACGGAGCTGGGTCGCTTGGTCGCTTCCAAAATCTTCGCCAAACCAGTCAAGGATCGACGAGAGCTGGAACTTGCGACCTACGGGGTCGTATTGGAAGTTACCAGGGTTCGCAAAGAAGGCTTTTGTGTTGGTGGTTAGCTGAGCAACCAGCTTCTCGGCCGTGTAGGCTTCGGCCAACAATCGCGGACAACTGCGTGAGGCACAAACGATGGCGAAGTGAATTCGCGGTTCACCCATCTTTCGTAACACCTCATGTTCCATCTGGTTCAACGAGTACGGCTTTCCGCCAACCGTCAACAACAGGTCGTCCCAAATGTTGTAGCCAACCAGTTTCGCGGTGTGATTGCGAATACTGGTCGTGGGATACTCTCGGAGAATTCCATGAACCGTCATCGCGTTATAGGCGTTGATCCAAAAGGCAAGCTTGGCCGCCGGGCTCGCCTGAACGTTGGGGTTTGCTGACGAGAGGTGCCCCAAAAACGCTTCAAGAGCCTGTATGTCTGCGGCGGACTGTTTCCACCCCACGTAATTGACGTTTCCGTTTTCATCAACGTACCGCTTTAGCAAGGCATCCCAATTGCAAGGATCGATCTGGTCCATCGAAACTTGCTCGTTCACCGGTACGTTGGCACCCACGGTAACCTTTGGCCCGGCCCAACTCGGGTTGATCGAAAGCAGCGTGAGGGCACCAGTGGCCAACGTCATCTTGATGTAAGAGGCAAAGTTTCTTCTCATTGAGAGTCTCCGTTCGTTCATTGAGGTAATTGAAAAGAATGGCTTCCGTTAGGCCATTCGCTACTCAATGGCCATCGGAACGCGTGCTCCGCCTAAGAGTTGCATCCGCCGAATCACGTGTCAGTGAGACTCCTTACAATGTCCGGTGCAACAACACGCACTCCATTGCTAGCAGACATTTCACCGATTGAACTAGGATTGATCCGGAACCGGGGCCGTTGTGAATTCGTTCGCTGCGAACGGAACCCACTTGGGGTCTTGCCACAAAAGACGCGCCGCAGGGATCGCACGGTGCCGCAGTCTGAAATCCGTTGTCACCACGCGACACCATATTATTGAACGGCTCCAGTGCAGGGCACATCATCGATGTACGTACGATTGGGAGTCGTCGTTAGTTTTACGCCAACGGTTGGGCCTTGCTCTTTGAGTGACCGACCGTAACCCAAGTACCTAAACCGCCAACTGCAATGCTGTTTCCATGGGTGGTGCGAAATCACTTCGACTTCCGGGAGTGCTACCGGTTGAATCCCCGGCTTCCTTTTCGCAAGTCGGATGGAAAGCGAATTGTTGAGTTCAGCTTTCACTCGTGAACATCCAACACCATTTTTGGCACAGTTCTCTGCCCTGGCTGGCATTTGCCGAACGGTACGCCATCACACACACCGAGAGTCTTAAAACTCGTTTCGTCCGAAGTGTCAAGCAGCAGCAACTGCGTCAACCGCCTGTTTGTTGCTTAATGCAGACGTTTTGCATCACGCCCCACATTGTCACCCGAACGGACTGGCCGAAGGAACAAGAAGGGAAATCTTAGTCCAGGCTCATTGAAGCTGATTTTTCGTAGGGCAGGTGTTGCCTCGCTTTGTAAGGACGCAAAGTGACGACGAAAAAGTTATTTGGAATCTTGTAAGAATCGTGTAGGTCGAGCGTCTTCCTTTGCGAACTGCCTCGTGTTGGTATCCTGTAGCCTAGGATACGGATTATTACAAGTCGCATCCGAAGGGAAGTCGGTCCTATGAAAACAGCTCTGTTAGACGAGAAACAAGTCGCCGAGTCGTCGGTCTACCAGCGATACGCCGCTGCCGCCCAAGCAGTCGAACCCGCGCTTTGCTGCCCGGTCCAGTACTCAACCGACTTGTTGAAGGTGATCCCTCAAGAAATCATTGAACGGGATTATGGATGCGGCGATCCCACGCCCTACGTTCGCCAAGGCGAAACGGTGCTGGATCTGGGCAGCGGAGGTGGCAAGTTGTGTTACATCGCGGCCCAGGTCGTCGGTCCCGAAGGACGCGTGATTGGGGTCGATTGTAACCGTGAAATGCTGGGGCTCGCTCGCAAGCATGCACCCGCGGTGGCCGAGCAGCTCGGTTACGCAAACGTCGATTTTCGCTACGGTCTGATTCAGGATTTAGCTCTCGATCTGGATCAACTTGCAGCCGAGTTGTCAGCACATCCCGTGAACGATCCGGCTGGCTATCTCGAGCTCCGCCACACCGAGGAACGATTACGTCGCGAACAACCACTCGTCGCTGACGAATCGGTCGACTGCGTTTTGTCCAACTGTGTTCTGAATCTTGTCCGGCAACAAGATCGCCGACATTTGTTTGCTGAAATTTTCCGTGTCTTGCGTCGCGGAGGCCGCGCTGCAATTAGCGATATTGTCAGCGACGAAAGTGTCCCGCAGCGTCTGCAACAGGACCCGGAACTTTGGTCGGGCTGTATCACTGGCGCGTTTCGTGAAGATGAGTTTCTTGAAGCGTTCGAGGATGCGGGCTTTCACGGAATCGAAATCGTCAAGCGACAAAGCGAGCCTTGGAGGACGGTGGAGGGAATTGAGTTTCGCAGCGTGACAGTCGTTGCGCACAAGGGAAAGCAGGGTCCCTGTTTGGAACGCGGGCAAGCGGTGTCGTATCGCGGCCCATTTAAGAAAGTCCAGGATGATGATGGTCACACGTATTTCCGGGGCGAGCGGATGGTTGTTTGTGACAAGACGTTCAATCTGCTTCAGCAAGAACCGTACACGAACATGTTTGACGCGATTGAGCCGCGTGTCGTTGTGCCGTTGGAAGATGCGAAGCCGCTCGATTGCCGGCGCAGCACGCGACGTCATCCGCGTGAAACGAAGGGCCTCGAGTATCACGCGACCACCGAAGCGACGAATGGCTGCAGCGACGAAGGTTCGTGCTGTTAGACCGTAGCCTAGGCATCCAGCCTGGGTCTCATCCATGCATCCAATTGTCCCAGGCTGGAAGCCTGGGCTACGCAAGGAACCA
It contains:
- a CDS encoding DUF547 domain-containing protein; translation: MRRNFASYIKMTLATGALTLLSINPSWAGPKVTVGANVPVNEQVSMDQIDPCNWDALLKRYVDENGNVNYVGWKQSAADIQALEAFLGHLSSANPNVQASPAAKLAFWINAYNAMTVHGILREYPTTSIRNHTAKLVGYNIWDDLLLTVGGKPYSLNQMEHEVLRKMGEPRIHFAIVCASRSCPRLLAEAYTAEKLVAQLTTNTKAFFANPGNFQYDPVGRKFQLSSILDWFGEDFGSDQATQLRTIAPYLPSREAYDAAIANSVSVSYLDYDWGLNDLASARTARR
- a CDS encoding methyltransferase domain-containing protein, which encodes MKTALLDEKQVAESSVYQRYAAAAQAVEPALCCPVQYSTDLLKVIPQEIIERDYGCGDPTPYVRQGETVLDLGSGGGKLCYIAAQVVGPEGRVIGVDCNREMLGLARKHAPAVAEQLGYANVDFRYGLIQDLALDLDQLAAELSAHPVNDPAGYLELRHTEERLRREQPLVADESVDCVLSNCVLNLVRQQDRRHLFAEIFRVLRRGGRAAISDIVSDESVPQRLQQDPELWSGCITGAFREDEFLEAFEDAGFHGIEIVKRQSEPWRTVEGIEFRSVTVVAHKGKQGPCLERGQAVSYRGPFKKVQDDDGHTYFRGERMVVCDKTFNLLQQEPYTNMFDAIEPRVVVPLEDAKPLDCRRSTRRHPRETKGLEYHATTEATNGCSDEGSCC